In Gadus macrocephalus chromosome 11, ASM3116895v1, a single genomic region encodes these proteins:
- the git2a gene encoding ARF GTPase-activating protein GIT2a isoform X5, giving the protein MSKRVRNTDVCADCSSPDPRWASVNRGVLICDECCSVHRSLGRHSSQVRHLTHTPWPPNQLQMVQTLYSNGANSIWEHSLLDPASVLSGRRKAGPQDRLHPNKTEFIKAKYQMLAFVHRMPCRDDDSFTAKDLSKQLHSSVRTGNLETCLRLLSLGAQANFFHPEKGNTPLHVAAKAGQVSQAELLTVYGADPGAPDTTGKTPVDYAREAGHQELSERLVEIQYELTDRLAFYLCGRRPDHKTGQHFIVPQMADSSLDLSELAKAAKRKLQSLSNHLFEELAMDVYDEVDRRETDAVWLATQNHSTLVTETTVVPFLPVNPEYSSTRNQGRQKLARFNAHEFATLVIDILSDAKRRQQGIAVVSPKGSVELLMRGMRMGSSSEGPDADQPDYDSVASDEDTDAEHSAKDDRTKSLDSDLSDGPISMQEFQEVKNALCLSEAKIQQLMRVNTNLSDELRLMQKKLQSLQSENSSLRRQGPASIYQAPADQPEPSYSGPSSGPKRRQSARVSSSSSLSSSRPMSMYETGSALKPHLSKGECPYPEEPHPSLTPFPPHRGAFVTSSSSLPSFPSTLSWSKDEGVPQASKMEKLGSMPDGDYDNAFNGSDVDESGSLSRRGRLRSGGRPGEASSIPELDTPPEPEPDLGLPSTEDVIRKTEQITKNIQELLRAAQDNKHHSFVPCSERIHVAVTEMAALFSKKPRSEIVRGPLRLLTSSACRLQGECRKAGPPDGGGGPPGQDMQLVTQQVIQCAYDIAKAAKQLVTITTKENNI; this is encoded by the exons ATGTCCAAACGAGTCCGCAATACGGACGTCTGTGCTGATTGCAGTTCTCCAG ACCCCCGCTGGGCATCGGTCAACAGGGGAGTGTTGATTTGTGACGAGTGCTGTAGCGTCCACCGGAGTCTGGGGAGACACAGCTCCCAGGTCcgacacctgacacacacaccctggcccCCCAATCAGCTGCAG ATGGTCCAGACGCTGTACAGCAATGGGGCCAACTCGATATGGGAACACTCGCTGCTGGACCCCGCGTCTGTGCTGAGCGGCAGGCGCAAGGCGGGGCCTCAGGACCGACTGCA TCCAAACAAAACAGAGTTCATCAAGGCCAAGTATCAAATGCTGGCGTTTGTGCATCGCATGCCCTGCAGAGACGATGACAGCTTCACCGCCAAGGACTTAAGCAAG caaCTCCACTCCAGCGTGCGCACGGGGAACCTGGAGACCTGCCTCCGACTGCTGTCTTTGGGGGCGCAGGCCAACTTCTTCCACCCA GAGAAGGGCAACACGCCTCTGCATGTGGCCGCCAAGGCGGGCCAGGTCTCCCAGGCGGAGCTGCTGACGGTGTACGGAGCCGACCCCGGGGCCCCAGACACAACCGGCAAAACCCCCGTGGACTACGCCAG GGAGGCGGGCCACCAGGAGCTGTCTGAACGGCTGGTGGAGATCCAGTACGAGCTGACGGACCGCCTGGCCTTCTACCTGTGTGGACGGAGACCAG atCATAAAACTGGGCAGCACTTCATAGTTCCACAGATGGCTGACAG CAGTTTAGATTTATCAGAGCTGGCGAAAGCAGCCAAAAGAAAACTGCAGTCT CTGAGCAATCATTTATTTGAGGAGTTGGCCATGGATGTTTACGATGAAGTGGATCGAAGAGAGACCGACGCAG TGTGGTTGGCCACGCAGAACCACAGCACTCTGGTGACCGAGACCACCGTGGTGCCCTTCCTTCCAGTAAACCCTGAGTACTCCTCCACCCGCAACCAG GGACGCCAGAAGCTGGCCAGGTTCAACGCTCACGAGTTTGCAACGCTGGTCATCGACATCCTCAGCGACGCCAAGCGCAGGCAGCAGGGGATCGCCGTCGTCAGTCCGAAGG GCAGCGTGGAGCTGCTGATGCGGGGCATGAGGATGGGGTCCAGCAGTGAGGGTCCGGACGCCGACCAGCCCGACTACGACAGCGTGGCGTCCGACGAGGACACGGACGCGGAGCACTCGGCCAAGGATGACCGCACCAAG AGCCTGGACTCTGACCTCTCCGACGGACCAATCAGCATGCAGGAGTTCCAGGAAGTGAAGAACGCGCTGTGTCTCTCCGAGGCCAAGATCCAGCAGCTGATGagagtcaacacaaacttgagCGATGAGCTGAGGCTCATGCAGAAAAAG CTGCAATCTCTGCAAAGCGAGAACTCTTCCCTGAGGCGGCAGGGCCCGGCCAGTATCTATCAGGCCCCTGCCGACCAGCCCGAGCCCTCCTACTCGGGCCCCTCCTCAGGCCCCAAGCGCCGGCAGTCGGCCcgggtcagcagcagcagcagcctcagcagcagcaggcctatGTCTATGTACGAGACCGGCTCGGCCCTAAAACCCCACCTCTCCAAGGGGGAGTGTCCCTACCCAGAGGAGCCTCACCCCTCCCTGACTCCCTTCCCTCCTCAT AGGGGCGCTTTTGTGacctcctcttcatccctccCCTCATTTCCATCCACCTTGTCTTGGTCTAAGGACGAAGGAGTTCCACAG GCCTCCAAGATGGAGAAGCTGGGCAGTATGCCAGACGGTGACTATGACAACGCTTTCAACGGCTCCGACGTGGACGAATCAGG CAGTCTGAGCCGGAGGGGGCGTCTGAGGAGCGGGGGGCGCCCGGGGGAGGCCTCCTCCATCCCGGAGCTGGACACGCCCCCGGAGCCCGAGCCGGACCTGGGTCTGCCCAGCACCGAGGACGTCATCCGCAAGACCGAGCAGATCACCAAGAACATCCAGGAGCTGCTGAGGGCCGCGCAGGACAACAAGCACCACAG cTTCGTGCCCTGCTCAGAAAGGATACATGTGGCTGTGACAGAGATGGCCGCCCTTTTCTCCAAG AAGCCCCGCTCGGAGATCGTGAGGGGCCCGCTGCGCCTGCTGACCTCCAGCGCCTGCCGTCTGCAGGGGGAGTGTCGCAAGGCGGGCCCCCCCGATGGCGGGGGCGGCCCCCCGGGGCAGGACATGCAGCTGGTCACGCAGCAGGTCATCCAGTGTGCGTACGACATCGCCAAGGCAGCCAAGCAGCTggtcaccatcaccaccaaggAGAACAACATCTAG
- the git2a gene encoding ARF GTPase-activating protein GIT2a isoform X8 has product MSKRVRNTDVCADCSSPDPRWASVNRGVLICDECCSVHRSLGRHSSQVRHLTHTPWPPNQLQMVQTLYSNGANSIWEHSLLDPASVLSGRRKAGPQDRLHPNKTEFIKAKYQMLAFVHRMPCRDDDSFTAKDLSKQLHSSVRTGNLETCLRLLSLGAQANFFHPEKGNTPLHVAAKAGQVSQAELLTVYGADPGAPDTTGKTPVDYAREAGHQELSERLVEIQYELTDRLAFYLCGRRPDHKTGQHFIVPQMADSSLDLSELAKAAKRKLQSLSNHLFEELAMDVYDEVDRRETDAVWLATQNHSTLVTETTVVPFLPVNPEYSSTRNQGRQKLARFNAHEFATLVIDILSDAKRRQQGIAVVSPKGSVELLMRGMRMGSSSEGPDADQPDYDSVASDEDTDAEHSAKDDRTKGEGRGVF; this is encoded by the exons ATGTCCAAACGAGTCCGCAATACGGACGTCTGTGCTGATTGCAGTTCTCCAG ACCCCCGCTGGGCATCGGTCAACAGGGGAGTGTTGATTTGTGACGAGTGCTGTAGCGTCCACCGGAGTCTGGGGAGACACAGCTCCCAGGTCcgacacctgacacacacaccctggcccCCCAATCAGCTGCAG ATGGTCCAGACGCTGTACAGCAATGGGGCCAACTCGATATGGGAACACTCGCTGCTGGACCCCGCGTCTGTGCTGAGCGGCAGGCGCAAGGCGGGGCCTCAGGACCGACTGCA TCCAAACAAAACAGAGTTCATCAAGGCCAAGTATCAAATGCTGGCGTTTGTGCATCGCATGCCCTGCAGAGACGATGACAGCTTCACCGCCAAGGACTTAAGCAAG caaCTCCACTCCAGCGTGCGCACGGGGAACCTGGAGACCTGCCTCCGACTGCTGTCTTTGGGGGCGCAGGCCAACTTCTTCCACCCA GAGAAGGGCAACACGCCTCTGCATGTGGCCGCCAAGGCGGGCCAGGTCTCCCAGGCGGAGCTGCTGACGGTGTACGGAGCCGACCCCGGGGCCCCAGACACAACCGGCAAAACCCCCGTGGACTACGCCAG GGAGGCGGGCCACCAGGAGCTGTCTGAACGGCTGGTGGAGATCCAGTACGAGCTGACGGACCGCCTGGCCTTCTACCTGTGTGGACGGAGACCAG atCATAAAACTGGGCAGCACTTCATAGTTCCACAGATGGCTGACAG CAGTTTAGATTTATCAGAGCTGGCGAAAGCAGCCAAAAGAAAACTGCAGTCT CTGAGCAATCATTTATTTGAGGAGTTGGCCATGGATGTTTACGATGAAGTGGATCGAAGAGAGACCGACGCAG TGTGGTTGGCCACGCAGAACCACAGCACTCTGGTGACCGAGACCACCGTGGTGCCCTTCCTTCCAGTAAACCCTGAGTACTCCTCCACCCGCAACCAG GGACGCCAGAAGCTGGCCAGGTTCAACGCTCACGAGTTTGCAACGCTGGTCATCGACATCCTCAGCGACGCCAAGCGCAGGCAGCAGGGGATCGCCGTCGTCAGTCCGAAGG GCAGCGTGGAGCTGCTGATGCGGGGCATGAGGATGGGGTCCAGCAGTGAGGGTCCGGACGCCGACCAGCCCGACTACGACAGCGTGGCGTCCGACGAGGACACGGACGCGGAGCACTCGGCCAAGGATGACCGCACCAAG GGCGAGGGCCGTGGAGTCTTTTGA
- the git2a gene encoding ARF GTPase-activating protein GIT2a isoform X9, producing MSKRVRNTDVCADCSSPDPRWASVNRGVLICDECCSVHRSLGRHSSQVRHLTHTPWPPNQLQMVQTLYSNGANSIWEHSLLDPASVLSGRRKAGPQDRLHPNKTEFIKAKYQMLAFVHRMPCRDDDSFTAKDLSKQLHSSVRTGNLETCLRLLSLGAQANFFHPEKGNTPLHVAAKAGQVSQAELLTVYGADPGAPDTTGKTPVDYAREAGHQELSERLVEIQYELTDRLAFYLCGRRPDHKTGQHFIVPQMADSSLDLSELAKAAKRKLQSLSNHLFEELAMDVYDEVDRRETDAVWLATQNHSTLVTETTVVPFLPVNPEYSSTRNQGRQKLARFNAHEFATLVIDILSDAKRRQQGIAVVSPKGSVELLMRGMRMGSSSEGPDADQPDYDSVASDEDTDAEHSAKDDRTKSLDSDLSDGPISMQEFQEVKNALCLSEAKIQQLMRVNTNLSDELRLMQKKLQSLQSENSSLRRQGPASIYQAPADQPEPSYSGPSSGPKRRQSARVSSSSSLSSSRPMSMYETGSALKPHLSKGECPYPEEPHPSLTPFPPHASKMEKLGSMPDGDYDNAFNGSDVDESGSLSRRGRLRSGGRPGEASSIPELDTPPEPEPDLGLPSTEDVIRKTEQITKNIQELLRAAQDNKHHSFVPCSERIHVAVTEMAALFSKKPRSEIVRGPLRLLTSSACRLQGECRKAGPPDGGGGPPGQDMQLVTQQVIQCAYDIAKAAKQLVTITTKENNI from the exons ATGTCCAAACGAGTCCGCAATACGGACGTCTGTGCTGATTGCAGTTCTCCAG ACCCCCGCTGGGCATCGGTCAACAGGGGAGTGTTGATTTGTGACGAGTGCTGTAGCGTCCACCGGAGTCTGGGGAGACACAGCTCCCAGGTCcgacacctgacacacacaccctggcccCCCAATCAGCTGCAG ATGGTCCAGACGCTGTACAGCAATGGGGCCAACTCGATATGGGAACACTCGCTGCTGGACCCCGCGTCTGTGCTGAGCGGCAGGCGCAAGGCGGGGCCTCAGGACCGACTGCA TCCAAACAAAACAGAGTTCATCAAGGCCAAGTATCAAATGCTGGCGTTTGTGCATCGCATGCCCTGCAGAGACGATGACAGCTTCACCGCCAAGGACTTAAGCAAG caaCTCCACTCCAGCGTGCGCACGGGGAACCTGGAGACCTGCCTCCGACTGCTGTCTTTGGGGGCGCAGGCCAACTTCTTCCACCCA GAGAAGGGCAACACGCCTCTGCATGTGGCCGCCAAGGCGGGCCAGGTCTCCCAGGCGGAGCTGCTGACGGTGTACGGAGCCGACCCCGGGGCCCCAGACACAACCGGCAAAACCCCCGTGGACTACGCCAG GGAGGCGGGCCACCAGGAGCTGTCTGAACGGCTGGTGGAGATCCAGTACGAGCTGACGGACCGCCTGGCCTTCTACCTGTGTGGACGGAGACCAG atCATAAAACTGGGCAGCACTTCATAGTTCCACAGATGGCTGACAG CAGTTTAGATTTATCAGAGCTGGCGAAAGCAGCCAAAAGAAAACTGCAGTCT CTGAGCAATCATTTATTTGAGGAGTTGGCCATGGATGTTTACGATGAAGTGGATCGAAGAGAGACCGACGCAG TGTGGTTGGCCACGCAGAACCACAGCACTCTGGTGACCGAGACCACCGTGGTGCCCTTCCTTCCAGTAAACCCTGAGTACTCCTCCACCCGCAACCAG GGACGCCAGAAGCTGGCCAGGTTCAACGCTCACGAGTTTGCAACGCTGGTCATCGACATCCTCAGCGACGCCAAGCGCAGGCAGCAGGGGATCGCCGTCGTCAGTCCGAAGG GCAGCGTGGAGCTGCTGATGCGGGGCATGAGGATGGGGTCCAGCAGTGAGGGTCCGGACGCCGACCAGCCCGACTACGACAGCGTGGCGTCCGACGAGGACACGGACGCGGAGCACTCGGCCAAGGATGACCGCACCAAG AGCCTGGACTCTGACCTCTCCGACGGACCAATCAGCATGCAGGAGTTCCAGGAAGTGAAGAACGCGCTGTGTCTCTCCGAGGCCAAGATCCAGCAGCTGATGagagtcaacacaaacttgagCGATGAGCTGAGGCTCATGCAGAAAAAG CTGCAATCTCTGCAAAGCGAGAACTCTTCCCTGAGGCGGCAGGGCCCGGCCAGTATCTATCAGGCCCCTGCCGACCAGCCCGAGCCCTCCTACTCGGGCCCCTCCTCAGGCCCCAAGCGCCGGCAGTCGGCCcgggtcagcagcagcagcagcctcagcagcagcaggcctatGTCTATGTACGAGACCGGCTCGGCCCTAAAACCCCACCTCTCCAAGGGGGAGTGTCCCTACCCAGAGGAGCCTCACCCCTCCCTGACTCCCTTCCCTCCTCAT GCCTCCAAGATGGAGAAGCTGGGCAGTATGCCAGACGGTGACTATGACAACGCTTTCAACGGCTCCGACGTGGACGAATCAGG CAGTCTGAGCCGGAGGGGGCGTCTGAGGAGCGGGGGGCGCCCGGGGGAGGCCTCCTCCATCCCGGAGCTGGACACGCCCCCGGAGCCCGAGCCGGACCTGGGTCTGCCCAGCACCGAGGACGTCATCCGCAAGACCGAGCAGATCACCAAGAACATCCAGGAGCTGCTGAGGGCCGCGCAGGACAACAAGCACCACAG cTTCGTGCCCTGCTCAGAAAGGATACATGTGGCTGTGACAGAGATGGCCGCCCTTTTCTCCAAG AAGCCCCGCTCGGAGATCGTGAGGGGCCCGCTGCGCCTGCTGACCTCCAGCGCCTGCCGTCTGCAGGGGGAGTGTCGCAAGGCGGGCCCCCCCGATGGCGGGGGCGGCCCCCCGGGGCAGGACATGCAGCTGGTCACGCAGCAGGTCATCCAGTGTGCGTACGACATCGCCAAGGCAGCCAAGCAGCTggtcaccatcaccaccaaggAGAACAACATCTAG
- the git2a gene encoding ARF GTPase-activating protein GIT2a isoform X7, whose amino-acid sequence MSKRVRNTDVCADCSSPDPRWASVNRGVLICDECCSVHRSLGRHSSQVRHLTHTPWPPNQLQMVQTLYSNGANSIWEHSLLDPASVLSGRRKAGPQDRLHPNKTEFIKAKYQMLAFVHRMPCRDDDSFTAKDLSKQLHSSVRTGNLETCLRLLSLGAQANFFHPEKGNTPLHVAAKAGQVSQAELLTVYGADPGAPDTTGKTPVDYAREAGHQELSERLVEIQYELTDRLAFYLCGRRPDHKTGQHFIVPQMADSSLDLSELAKAAKRKLQSLSNHLFEELAMDVYDEVDRRETDAVWLATQNHSTLVTETTVVPFLPVNPEYSSTRNQGRQKLARFNAHEFATLVIDILSDAKRRQQGIAVVSPKGSVELLMRGMRMGSSSEGPDADQPDYDSVASDEDTDAEHSAKDDRTKSLDSDLSDGPISMQEFQEVKNALCLSEAKIQQLMRVNTNLSDELRLMQKKASKMEKLGSMPDGDYDNAFNGSDVDESGSLSRRGRLRSGGRPGEASSIPELDTPPEPEPDLGLPSTEDVIRKTEQITKNIQELLRAAQDNKHHRPSEREGARRLRHSLGCFSTLVPWADKAPPSLQQQPISLRSPDPASCFVPCSERIHVAVTEMAALFSKKPRSEIVRGPLRLLTSSACRLQGECRKAGPPDGGGGPPGQDMQLVTQQVIQCAYDIAKAAKQLVTITTKENNI is encoded by the exons ATGTCCAAACGAGTCCGCAATACGGACGTCTGTGCTGATTGCAGTTCTCCAG ACCCCCGCTGGGCATCGGTCAACAGGGGAGTGTTGATTTGTGACGAGTGCTGTAGCGTCCACCGGAGTCTGGGGAGACACAGCTCCCAGGTCcgacacctgacacacacaccctggcccCCCAATCAGCTGCAG ATGGTCCAGACGCTGTACAGCAATGGGGCCAACTCGATATGGGAACACTCGCTGCTGGACCCCGCGTCTGTGCTGAGCGGCAGGCGCAAGGCGGGGCCTCAGGACCGACTGCA TCCAAACAAAACAGAGTTCATCAAGGCCAAGTATCAAATGCTGGCGTTTGTGCATCGCATGCCCTGCAGAGACGATGACAGCTTCACCGCCAAGGACTTAAGCAAG caaCTCCACTCCAGCGTGCGCACGGGGAACCTGGAGACCTGCCTCCGACTGCTGTCTTTGGGGGCGCAGGCCAACTTCTTCCACCCA GAGAAGGGCAACACGCCTCTGCATGTGGCCGCCAAGGCGGGCCAGGTCTCCCAGGCGGAGCTGCTGACGGTGTACGGAGCCGACCCCGGGGCCCCAGACACAACCGGCAAAACCCCCGTGGACTACGCCAG GGAGGCGGGCCACCAGGAGCTGTCTGAACGGCTGGTGGAGATCCAGTACGAGCTGACGGACCGCCTGGCCTTCTACCTGTGTGGACGGAGACCAG atCATAAAACTGGGCAGCACTTCATAGTTCCACAGATGGCTGACAG CAGTTTAGATTTATCAGAGCTGGCGAAAGCAGCCAAAAGAAAACTGCAGTCT CTGAGCAATCATTTATTTGAGGAGTTGGCCATGGATGTTTACGATGAAGTGGATCGAAGAGAGACCGACGCAG TGTGGTTGGCCACGCAGAACCACAGCACTCTGGTGACCGAGACCACCGTGGTGCCCTTCCTTCCAGTAAACCCTGAGTACTCCTCCACCCGCAACCAG GGACGCCAGAAGCTGGCCAGGTTCAACGCTCACGAGTTTGCAACGCTGGTCATCGACATCCTCAGCGACGCCAAGCGCAGGCAGCAGGGGATCGCCGTCGTCAGTCCGAAGG GCAGCGTGGAGCTGCTGATGCGGGGCATGAGGATGGGGTCCAGCAGTGAGGGTCCGGACGCCGACCAGCCCGACTACGACAGCGTGGCGTCCGACGAGGACACGGACGCGGAGCACTCGGCCAAGGATGACCGCACCAAG AGCCTGGACTCTGACCTCTCCGACGGACCAATCAGCATGCAGGAGTTCCAGGAAGTGAAGAACGCGCTGTGTCTCTCCGAGGCCAAGATCCAGCAGCTGATGagagtcaacacaaacttgagCGATGAGCTGAGGCTCATGCAGAAAAAG GCCTCCAAGATGGAGAAGCTGGGCAGTATGCCAGACGGTGACTATGACAACGCTTTCAACGGCTCCGACGTGGACGAATCAGG CAGTCTGAGCCGGAGGGGGCGTCTGAGGAGCGGGGGGCGCCCGGGGGAGGCCTCCTCCATCCCGGAGCTGGACACGCCCCCGGAGCCCGAGCCGGACCTGGGTCTGCCCAGCACCGAGGACGTCATCCGCAAGACCGAGCAGATCACCAAGAACATCCAGGAGCTGCTGAGGGCCGCGCAGGACAACAAGCACCACAG ACCGTCTGAGCGCGAAGGCGCGCGCCGCCTGAGGCACAGCCTGGGCTGCTTCAGCACCCTGGTGCCCTGGGCCGACAAGGCCCCGCcctccctgcagcagcagccaatcagcctGCGCTCCCCCGACCCCGCCTCCTG cTTCGTGCCCTGCTCAGAAAGGATACATGTGGCTGTGACAGAGATGGCCGCCCTTTTCTCCAAG AAGCCCCGCTCGGAGATCGTGAGGGGCCCGCTGCGCCTGCTGACCTCCAGCGCCTGCCGTCTGCAGGGGGAGTGTCGCAAGGCGGGCCCCCCCGATGGCGGGGGCGGCCCCCCGGGGCAGGACATGCAGCTGGTCACGCAGCAGGTCATCCAGTGTGCGTACGACATCGCCAAGGCAGCCAAGCAGCTggtcaccatcaccaccaaggAGAACAACATCTAG
- the git2a gene encoding ARF GTPase-activating protein GIT2a isoform X4: MSKRVRNTDVCADCSSPDPRWASVNRGVLICDECCSVHRSLGRHSSQVRHLTHTPWPPNQLQMVQTLYSNGANSIWEHSLLDPASVLSGRRKAGPQDRLHPNKTEFIKAKYQMLAFVHRMPCRDDDSFTAKDLSKQLHSSVRTGNLETCLRLLSLGAQANFFHPEKGNTPLHVAAKAGQVSQAELLTVYGADPGAPDTTGKTPVDYAREAGHQELSERLVEIQYELTDRLAFYLCGRRPDHKTGQHFIVPQMADSSLDLSELAKAAKRKLQSLSNHLFEELAMDVYDEVDRRETDAVWLATQNHSTLVTETTVVPFLPVNPEYSSTRNQGRQKLARFNAHEFATLVIDILSDAKRRQQGIAVVSPKGSVELLMRGMRMGSSSEGPDADQPDYDSVASDEDTDAEHSAKDDRTKSLDSDLSDGPISMQEFQEVKNALCLSEAKIQQLMRVNTNLSDELRLMQKKLQSLQSENSSLRRQGPASIYQAPADQPEPSYSGPSSGPKRRQSARVSSSSSLSSSRPMSMYETGSALKPHLSKGECPYPEEPHPSLTPFPPHASKMEKLGSMPDGDYDNAFNGSDVDESGSLSRRGRLRSGGRPGEASSIPELDTPPEPEPDLGLPSTEDVIRKTEQITKNIQELLRAAQDNKHHRPSEREGARRLRHSLGCFSTLVPWADKAPPSLQQQPISLRSPDPASCFVPCSERIHVAVTEMAALFSKKPRSEIVRGPLRLLTSSACRLQGECRKAGPPDGGGGPPGQDMQLVTQQVIQCAYDIAKAAKQLVTITTKENNI; this comes from the exons ATGTCCAAACGAGTCCGCAATACGGACGTCTGTGCTGATTGCAGTTCTCCAG ACCCCCGCTGGGCATCGGTCAACAGGGGAGTGTTGATTTGTGACGAGTGCTGTAGCGTCCACCGGAGTCTGGGGAGACACAGCTCCCAGGTCcgacacctgacacacacaccctggcccCCCAATCAGCTGCAG ATGGTCCAGACGCTGTACAGCAATGGGGCCAACTCGATATGGGAACACTCGCTGCTGGACCCCGCGTCTGTGCTGAGCGGCAGGCGCAAGGCGGGGCCTCAGGACCGACTGCA TCCAAACAAAACAGAGTTCATCAAGGCCAAGTATCAAATGCTGGCGTTTGTGCATCGCATGCCCTGCAGAGACGATGACAGCTTCACCGCCAAGGACTTAAGCAAG caaCTCCACTCCAGCGTGCGCACGGGGAACCTGGAGACCTGCCTCCGACTGCTGTCTTTGGGGGCGCAGGCCAACTTCTTCCACCCA GAGAAGGGCAACACGCCTCTGCATGTGGCCGCCAAGGCGGGCCAGGTCTCCCAGGCGGAGCTGCTGACGGTGTACGGAGCCGACCCCGGGGCCCCAGACACAACCGGCAAAACCCCCGTGGACTACGCCAG GGAGGCGGGCCACCAGGAGCTGTCTGAACGGCTGGTGGAGATCCAGTACGAGCTGACGGACCGCCTGGCCTTCTACCTGTGTGGACGGAGACCAG atCATAAAACTGGGCAGCACTTCATAGTTCCACAGATGGCTGACAG CAGTTTAGATTTATCAGAGCTGGCGAAAGCAGCCAAAAGAAAACTGCAGTCT CTGAGCAATCATTTATTTGAGGAGTTGGCCATGGATGTTTACGATGAAGTGGATCGAAGAGAGACCGACGCAG TGTGGTTGGCCACGCAGAACCACAGCACTCTGGTGACCGAGACCACCGTGGTGCCCTTCCTTCCAGTAAACCCTGAGTACTCCTCCACCCGCAACCAG GGACGCCAGAAGCTGGCCAGGTTCAACGCTCACGAGTTTGCAACGCTGGTCATCGACATCCTCAGCGACGCCAAGCGCAGGCAGCAGGGGATCGCCGTCGTCAGTCCGAAGG GCAGCGTGGAGCTGCTGATGCGGGGCATGAGGATGGGGTCCAGCAGTGAGGGTCCGGACGCCGACCAGCCCGACTACGACAGCGTGGCGTCCGACGAGGACACGGACGCGGAGCACTCGGCCAAGGATGACCGCACCAAG AGCCTGGACTCTGACCTCTCCGACGGACCAATCAGCATGCAGGAGTTCCAGGAAGTGAAGAACGCGCTGTGTCTCTCCGAGGCCAAGATCCAGCAGCTGATGagagtcaacacaaacttgagCGATGAGCTGAGGCTCATGCAGAAAAAG CTGCAATCTCTGCAAAGCGAGAACTCTTCCCTGAGGCGGCAGGGCCCGGCCAGTATCTATCAGGCCCCTGCCGACCAGCCCGAGCCCTCCTACTCGGGCCCCTCCTCAGGCCCCAAGCGCCGGCAGTCGGCCcgggtcagcagcagcagcagcctcagcagcagcaggcctatGTCTATGTACGAGACCGGCTCGGCCCTAAAACCCCACCTCTCCAAGGGGGAGTGTCCCTACCCAGAGGAGCCTCACCCCTCCCTGACTCCCTTCCCTCCTCAT GCCTCCAAGATGGAGAAGCTGGGCAGTATGCCAGACGGTGACTATGACAACGCTTTCAACGGCTCCGACGTGGACGAATCAGG CAGTCTGAGCCGGAGGGGGCGTCTGAGGAGCGGGGGGCGCCCGGGGGAGGCCTCCTCCATCCCGGAGCTGGACACGCCCCCGGAGCCCGAGCCGGACCTGGGTCTGCCCAGCACCGAGGACGTCATCCGCAAGACCGAGCAGATCACCAAGAACATCCAGGAGCTGCTGAGGGCCGCGCAGGACAACAAGCACCACAG ACCGTCTGAGCGCGAAGGCGCGCGCCGCCTGAGGCACAGCCTGGGCTGCTTCAGCACCCTGGTGCCCTGGGCCGACAAGGCCCCGCcctccctgcagcagcagccaatcagcctGCGCTCCCCCGACCCCGCCTCCTG cTTCGTGCCCTGCTCAGAAAGGATACATGTGGCTGTGACAGAGATGGCCGCCCTTTTCTCCAAG AAGCCCCGCTCGGAGATCGTGAGGGGCCCGCTGCGCCTGCTGACCTCCAGCGCCTGCCGTCTGCAGGGGGAGTGTCGCAAGGCGGGCCCCCCCGATGGCGGGGGCGGCCCCCCGGGGCAGGACATGCAGCTGGTCACGCAGCAGGTCATCCAGTGTGCGTACGACATCGCCAAGGCAGCCAAGCAGCTggtcaccatcaccaccaaggAGAACAACATCTAG